A genome region from Thalassococcus arenae includes the following:
- the clpS gene encoding ATP-dependent Clp protease adapter ClpS: MTDVFTFHTIRMAGATPPGEGDTGVVVETRQKTKRPPLYKVLLLNDDYTPMEFVVHVLERFFGMSHAQAFEVMLTVHKKGVAVVGVFSHEIAETKVGQVMDFARRHQHPLQCTMEKE; encoded by the coding sequence ATGACCGACGTCTTCACATTCCACACGATCCGCATGGCCGGGGCGACGCCTCCGGGCGAAGGCGATACCGGTGTGGTGGTGGAAACCCGTCAGAAGACCAAGCGCCCGCCGCTTTACAAGGTGCTGTTGCTGAACGACGACTACACGCCGATGGAATTCGTCGTCCACGTCCTCGAACGGTTCTTCGGCATGAGCCATGCCCAAGCATTCGAAGTGATGCTGACCGTGCACAAGAAGGGTGTCGCGGTGGTCGGCGTGTTCAGCCACGAGATCGCCGAAACCAAGGTGGGCCAGGTGATGGATTTCGCCCGCCGCCATCAGCATCCTCTGCAATGCACGATGGAAAAGGAATAG
- a CDS encoding alpha/beta hydrolase — protein MAEPSKPIGLTAAILIGATCFALGAVAFYLWDSSRFFAEETPIAEPVIEPAVVEPARDQDYAVQRIFFGTDRNLERETEIGPVFGHERAGELTLGYRDVTIPSDAHAIGEIELPNSFTVFTVTLWEEAEDPARHFTVYETQVLDRDTFVAMASEAAVAAETYPASAFVFIHGFNTTFRAAMFRAAQLTYDLGFDGPAFAYSWPSVGATADYVTDLDSADNAALHMDEFFDTVFGIPGVEKVHVLAHSMGNAALAEFLTRAGTKISRRDGKPIDQLVLAAPDLDASQFPSIAKHFTDVAKGVTLYAASTDMALFASKSLRKNHVRLGDIGPNGPVIVPGMDSIDVSAVGTEILSLNHNIYARNRGVLDDLGRLFQTGERPPTKRMPTLREVARGTEKYWQMPE, from the coding sequence ATGGCTGAACCTTCGAAACCTATCGGGCTGACTGCCGCCATTCTGATCGGGGCGACGTGTTTCGCCCTTGGCGCAGTGGCGTTCTATCTTTGGGACAGCTCGCGTTTTTTCGCCGAGGAAACCCCTATCGCCGAACCCGTCATCGAGCCCGCGGTCGTCGAACCCGCTCGCGACCAGGACTACGCGGTCCAGCGCATCTTTTTCGGGACCGACCGCAACCTGGAACGCGAGACCGAAATCGGGCCGGTTTTCGGCCATGAACGCGCCGGTGAACTGACGCTGGGCTATCGCGACGTCACCATCCCAAGCGATGCCCATGCCATCGGCGAGATCGAGCTGCCCAATAGTTTCACCGTTTTCACGGTGACGCTGTGGGAGGAGGCCGAAGACCCCGCTCGCCACTTTACCGTGTACGAGACCCAAGTGCTGGACCGCGACACCTTTGTCGCGATGGCATCCGAGGCCGCCGTGGCGGCAGAAACCTATCCGGCCTCCGCCTTCGTCTTCATCCACGGCTTCAACACCACCTTCCGCGCCGCGATGTTCCGGGCCGCGCAACTGACCTACGACCTGGGGTTCGACGGCCCGGCCTTCGCCTATAGCTGGCCGAGCGTCGGCGCTACGGCGGACTACGTGACCGATCTGGACAGCGCCGACAACGCCGCCCTGCACATGGACGAATTCTTTGACACCGTGTTCGGCATCCCCGGGGTCGAAAAGGTGCATGTCTTGGCGCATTCCATGGGCAACGCGGCGCTGGCAGAGTTCCTGACCCGCGCCGGAACGAAGATCTCGCGACGCGACGGCAAGCCGATCGATCAGCTTGTTCTTGCGGCGCCCGATCTCGATGCCAGCCAGTTTCCGTCGATCGCCAAGCATTTCACCGATGTCGCCAAGGGTGTGACGCTGTATGCGGCGTCTACCGACATGGCGCTTTTCGCGTCGAAATCGCTGCGAAAGAACCATGTGCGCCTGGGTGACATCGGCCCGAACGGTCCCGTCATCGTGCCGGGCATGGACAGCATCGATGTCAGCGCCGTGGGCACTGAAATCCTGTCGCTGAATCACAACATCTATGCCCGCAACCGCGGCGTGCTCGACGATCTGGGCCGGCTTTTCCAGACAGGCGAAAGGCCCCCGACGAAACGGATGCCCACCTTGCGCGAAGTCGCGCGCGGAACCGAAAAATACTGGCAGATGCCCGAGTGA
- the rpsU gene encoding 30S ribosomal protein S21, which translates to MQVSVRDNNVDQALRALKKKLQREGVFREMKLKQHFEKPSEKKAREKAEAIRRARKLARKKAQREGLL; encoded by the coding sequence ATGCAGGTCAGTGTTCGCGACAACAATGTCGATCAGGCGCTTCGTGCCCTGAAGAAAAAGCTGCAGCGCGAAGGCGTGTTCCGCGAAATGAAGCTCAAGCAGCATTTCGAGAAACCGTCCGAGAAGAAAGCGCGCGAAAAGGCCGAGGCCATCCGCCGCGCCCGCAAGCTGGCGCGCAAGAAGGCCCAGCGTGAAGGTCTGCTTTAA
- a CDS encoding HAD family hydrolase codes for MTRNLRTIGFDADDTLWHNERFFQLTQERFAALLRDHAEREHLEQRLIAAERRNIGHYGFGVKGFVLSMIETAVEVTDGKVPGTVVAALLDAGREMLAHPIELLPHARDAIEALAGSHHLVLITKGDLLHQERKLAQSGLGDLFDHVEIVSDKTPSVYARIFHPLPGGVRAAMMVGNSMKSDVCPAIEAGGWGVFVPHDLQWDLEHAEPPDSPRYRAIDDLGGLPTLVGDIG; via the coding sequence ATGACACGGAATTTGCGAACAATCGGCTTCGATGCGGATGATACCCTTTGGCACAACGAACGGTTCTTCCAGCTGACGCAGGAACGATTCGCGGCGCTGCTGCGCGACCATGCGGAGCGTGAGCATCTCGAGCAACGCCTGATCGCCGCCGAGCGCCGCAATATCGGGCATTACGGTTTCGGCGTTAAAGGCTTTGTCCTGTCGATGATCGAAACCGCGGTCGAAGTGACCGACGGCAAGGTGCCGGGAACTGTGGTTGCGGCGCTGCTGGACGCTGGACGCGAGATGCTGGCCCACCCGATCGAATTGCTGCCCCATGCCCGCGACGCGATCGAGGCGCTGGCCGGCAGTCATCACCTGGTGCTGATCACCAAGGGCGATCTGCTGCATCAGGAACGCAAGCTGGCGCAATCGGGTCTGGGCGACCTGTTCGACCACGTCGAAATCGTGTCTGACAAGACCCCGTCCGTCTATGCGCGCATCTTCCATCCGCTTCCCGGCGGCGTTCGAGCCGCGATGATGGTCGGCAACTCGATGAAATCTGATGTTTGTCCGGCGATCGAGGCGGGCGGCTGGGGCGTTTTCGTCCCGCACGATCTGCAATGGGATCTGGAACATGCCGAACCTCCGGACAGCCCCAGATACCGCGCGATCGACGACCTTGGCGGGTTGCCGACGCTTGTCGGCGACATCGGTTGA
- a CDS encoding DMT family transporter: MAQHDRPTLGILFVCAGVLLISLNDLTIKYLSGGYPLHQLVFIRAVCGLLLTFVFLSHEGGLRALRTDKPFLLILRGLLIVMANLTFFAALAVMPLGQVTALFFVAPLLITLLSVPLLGERVGPLRLGAVLVGFVGVLVMQRPWADATDAPRVVMALPVIAATFYALMQVLTRRLGVSASTATMAIYNQSVFVAVSLLFFAVAGDGRFVAETTPASLEFLLRPWIRPPAEEIWFLVFLGFVAGFMVYAMTAAYRLADAAVIAPFEYLGLPLAFFWGWLIFGEIPDATTWIGCALILGSGLFVFLRERRKGHRQLGRRGLWARR; encoded by the coding sequence ATGGCCCAGCACGACCGCCCCACCCTTGGAATCCTCTTCGTTTGTGCGGGCGTCCTGCTGATTTCGCTCAACGACCTGACGATCAAGTACCTGTCGGGCGGCTATCCGCTGCACCAGCTGGTGTTCATCCGCGCCGTCTGCGGGTTGCTGCTGACCTTCGTCTTTCTGAGCCATGAAGGCGGGCTACGCGCGCTGCGCACCGACAAACCGTTCCTGCTCATCTTGCGCGGATTGCTGATCGTGATGGCCAACCTGACCTTCTTCGCGGCACTGGCGGTGATGCCGCTGGGCCAGGTCACGGCGCTGTTTTTCGTCGCGCCGCTGCTGATCACCTTGCTGTCGGTTCCGCTTCTGGGTGAAAGGGTCGGCCCGCTGCGGTTGGGCGCGGTGCTGGTCGGGTTCGTTGGCGTTCTGGTCATGCAGCGCCCCTGGGCCGACGCGACCGACGCGCCCCGCGTCGTCATGGCGCTGCCGGTGATCGCCGCCACCTTCTACGCGCTGATGCAGGTGCTGACACGGCGGCTGGGCGTATCGGCCAGCACCGCGACGATGGCGATCTACAACCAGTCGGTCTTTGTCGCGGTCAGCCTGCTGTTCTTCGCCGTCGCAGGCGATGGCCGTTTCGTGGCCGAGACCACGCCCGCAAGCCTGGAATTCCTGCTGCGCCCCTGGATCCGCCCCCCGGCCGAAGAGATCTGGTTTCTGGTCTTTCTCGGATTCGTGGCGGGGTTCATGGTCTATGCGATGACCGCCGCCTATCGGTTGGCCGACGCCGCCGTCATCGCGCCGTTCGAATATCTCGGGCTGCCGCTGGCGTTCTTCTGGGGGTGGCTGATCTTCGGCGAAATCCCGGATGCGACCACCTGGATCGGCTGCGCCCTGATCCTCGGTTCGGGCCTGTTCGTGTTCTTGCGCGAACGGCGGAAAGGCCACCGACAGCTTGGCCGGCGGGGGCTCTGGGCGCGGCGCTGA
- a CDS encoding COQ9 family protein — protein sequence MDPDLTNKLLDAVLMHVPFDGWSEAAFRAAIADIGCDPMVARGLFPRGAIDLAVAYHRRGDDAMVAAMKAADLSQMSIRERVTFAVRARLEAVEDREAVRRGTTLFALPTHAAEGARLIWGTADRIWDALGDSSRDINWYTKRATLAGVYSSTVLYWLGDDSPDQQATWAFLDRRIEDVMRIEKIKAQVRRNPGLQKLLAGPNWLLSRVKAPEPRQNDDLPGGWVAPR from the coding sequence ATGGACCCCGATCTGACCAACAAGCTGCTGGATGCGGTTTTGATGCACGTACCGTTCGACGGCTGGTCCGAGGCGGCGTTTCGCGCCGCCATCGCCGATATCGGCTGTGATCCGATGGTGGCACGTGGCCTGTTTCCGCGCGGCGCGATCGATCTCGCGGTGGCCTATCATCGGCGCGGCGACGACGCGATGGTCGCCGCCATGAAGGCAGCCGACCTGTCGCAGATGTCGATCCGCGAGCGGGTTACCTTTGCCGTCCGTGCCCGGCTCGAGGCGGTCGAGGATCGCGAAGCGGTGCGCCGGGGCACGACGCTGTTTGCCCTGCCGACCCACGCGGCAGAGGGTGCCCGGCTGATCTGGGGTACGGCGGACCGAATCTGGGATGCCTTGGGCGACAGCTCGCGCGACATCAACTGGTACACCAAGCGGGCCACCCTGGCCGGCGTGTATTCGTCGACCGTGCTGTATTGGCTGGGTGACGATTCGCCGGATCAGCAGGCAACGTGGGCCTTTCTGGACCGCCGGATCGAAGACGTGATGCGGATCGAGAAAATCAAGGCGCAGGTGCGCCGCAACCCCGGACTGCAAAAGTTGCTGGCGGGGCCGAACTGGCTGCTGTCCCGCGTCAAGGCGCCCGAACCGCGCCAGAACGACGATCTGCCCGGCGGATGGGTGGCACCGCGCTGA
- the hemE gene encoding uroporphyrinogen decarboxylase gives MTKTILRALAGETLPTPPIWMMRQAGRYLPEYRATRAEAGDFLSLCYNSELAAEVTLQPIRRYGFDAAILFADILLLPQALGADLWFVTGEGPRLSTITSQADFDTLGRGEMIHDTLNPVYETVRILRRELPPETTLIGFAGAPWTVATYMIAGRGTPDQGPAHALKAENRPLFEALIDRLTESTVDYLSEQVKAGAEVVKIFDSWAGSMQGDEFDRYVTEPARIITQEMKARFPGLPVIAFPRQAGDKYIGFHAATGADCVAIDDSVTPEWAAEHVQTGGCVQGNLASLHMVTGGRALVDETRRVVQAFSKGPHIFNLGHGITPDADPENVQLMIDTVRGM, from the coding sequence ATGACCAAGACCATTCTGCGCGCGCTTGCCGGGGAAACGCTGCCGACGCCGCCGATCTGGATGATGCGTCAGGCCGGGCGATACCTGCCGGAATACCGCGCGACGCGGGCCGAGGCCGGAGATTTCCTGTCTCTGTGCTACAATTCCGAACTGGCAGCCGAGGTCACCCTGCAGCCGATCCGACGCTACGGGTTCGATGCGGCGATCCTGTTCGCCGATATCCTGCTTCTGCCACAGGCCCTGGGCGCGGACCTCTGGTTCGTGACCGGCGAAGGGCCGCGCCTGTCGACGATCACCAGCCAGGCCGATTTCGACACGCTCGGTCGCGGCGAGATGATCCACGACACGCTGAACCCGGTCTACGAGACGGTGCGGATCCTGCGCCGCGAATTGCCGCCCGAGACCACGCTGATCGGTTTCGCCGGCGCGCCCTGGACGGTCGCCACCTACATGATCGCCGGGCGCGGCACGCCCGACCAGGGGCCGGCGCACGCGCTGAAGGCCGAAAACCGCCCGCTTTTCGAGGCGCTGATCGACCGGCTGACGGAATCCACGGTGGATTACCTGTCCGAGCAGGTGAAGGCGGGCGCCGAGGTGGTCAAGATATTCGACAGTTGGGCGGGCTCGATGCAGGGCGACGAGTTCGACCGCTATGTCACGGAACCGGCCCGCATCATCACGCAAGAGATGAAGGCGCGGTTCCCCGGCCTGCCGGTCATCGCCTTTCCGCGCCAGGCCGGCGACAAGTATATCGGGTTCCACGCAGCGACCGGCGCCGATTGCGTGGCGATCGACGACAGCGTCACGCCGGAATGGGCGGCGGAACACGTGCAGACCGGCGGTTGCGTGCAGGGCAACCTGGCGTCGTTGCACATGGTGACGGGCGGGCGGGCTCTGGTCGACGAAACCCGGCGCGTCGTGCAGGCGTTTTCCAAGGGGCCGCATATCTTCAATCTCGGCCACGGGATCACGCCGGATGCCGATCCCGAGAACGTGCAGCTGATGATCGACACGGTGCGCGGAATGTGA
- the hemC gene encoding hydroxymethylbilane synthase: MTLDLPTPDKPLKIGTRGSPLALAQAHETRRRLGAAFDLPNAAFEIVVIKTTGDRILDRPLKEIGGKGLFTREIEEQLLAGDIDIAVHSMKDMPVLQPGGLLLDCYLPREDVRDAFISPDFASIRDLPKGATVGTSSLRRRAQLMNRRRDLTVVEFRGNLQTRLKKLQDGVASCTFLAMAGLNRLGMDDVPKTPIETTDMLPAVAQGAIGIERRADDPRTEAMLDAIHDTPTGHRLAAERAFLAELDGSCETPIAGLAELQGGGLFLRGEILRPDGSAAFSGERQGPISDAAEMGVSLARELLSAAGPGFFDWHGT; encoded by the coding sequence ATGACACTCGACTTGCCCACACCCGACAAGCCCTTGAAAATCGGCACCCGCGGCTCGCCGCTGGCGCTCGCCCAGGCCCATGAGACGCGCCGCCGTCTGGGTGCGGCCTTCGACCTGCCCAACGCTGCGTTCGAGATCGTGGTCATCAAGACAACAGGCGACCGCATCCTGGACCGCCCGCTCAAGGAAATCGGCGGCAAGGGTCTGTTCACGCGCGAGATCGAGGAACAGCTTCTGGCGGGCGACATCGACATCGCCGTGCATTCGATGAAGGACATGCCGGTGCTACAACCGGGTGGACTGCTGCTGGATTGCTACCTGCCGCGCGAGGATGTCCGCGACGCCTTCATCTCGCCGGACTTCGCCTCGATCCGCGACCTGCCCAAGGGTGCGACAGTGGGCACCTCGTCGCTGCGCCGTCGGGCGCAACTGATGAACCGCCGCCGCGACCTGACGGTGGTCGAGTTCCGCGGCAACCTGCAGACTCGGTTGAAGAAACTGCAAGATGGCGTGGCGTCCTGCACGTTTCTGGCAATGGCGGGCCTGAACCGACTGGGCATGGACGACGTGCCGAAAACGCCGATCGAGACGACCGACATGCTGCCGGCCGTGGCACAGGGGGCCATCGGCATCGAACGGCGCGCCGACGATCCGCGCACCGAAGCGATGCTCGACGCGATCCACGACACGCCGACGGGCCACCGCCTCGCGGCGGAACGCGCCTTTCTGGCCGAACTGGACGGGTCCTGCGAGACGCCGATTGCCGGTCTGGCGGAGTTGCAGGGCGGCGGCCTGTTCCTGCGCGGAGAAATCCTGCGCCCGGACGGCAGCGCCGCCTTTTCGGGCGAACGCCAGGGGCCGATTTCCGATGCCGCCGAAATGGGGGTATCGCTGGCCCGCGAACTGCTGAGCGCGGCGGGACCCGGGTTTTTCGACTGGCACGGGACATAG
- a CDS encoding ABC transporter ATP-binding protein, which translates to MAMVEIRDLQKVYDGGFEALKSVSLDIQEGEILALLGPNGAGKTTLISAVCGITLPTAGRIRVGGHDVIDDYRAARNLVGLVPQEINLEPFEKVINTVRFSRGLFGKPRDDAFIEQVLRKLSLWDKKDSPIRALSGGMKRRVLIAKALSHEPRVLFLDEPTAGVDVELRRDMWETVAELKRDGVTIILTTHYIEEAEAIADRVGVINRGQILLVEEKSSLMTRMGQKELRVDLAEPLTAVPDALSEFDLALDDGGQTLVFAYDTAADRSGIARLMTALSGAGVAVRDVHTRQNSLEDIFVGLVSKQEDAA; encoded by the coding sequence ATGGCCATGGTGGAAATCCGCGACCTGCAAAAGGTCTATGACGGCGGGTTCGAAGCGCTGAAGAGCGTGTCGCTGGACATCCAGGAAGGCGAGATCCTGGCGCTGCTGGGCCCCAACGGCGCGGGCAAGACGACGCTGATTTCCGCCGTTTGCGGCATCACTCTTCCGACCGCCGGACGGATCCGCGTGGGCGGCCACGACGTGATCGACGACTACCGCGCGGCGCGCAACCTGGTGGGCCTGGTGCCGCAGGAAATCAACCTGGAACCCTTCGAGAAGGTGATCAACACGGTGCGCTTTTCCCGCGGCCTGTTCGGCAAGCCGCGCGACGATGCCTTCATCGAACAGGTGCTGCGCAAGCTGTCGCTTTGGGACAAGAAGGACAGCCCGATCCGCGCGCTGTCGGGTGGGATGAAACGCCGCGTGCTGATCGCCAAGGCGCTGAGCCACGAACCGCGGGTGCTGTTTCTGGACGAACCCACCGCCGGCGTCGATGTCGAGCTGCGCCGCGACATGTGGGAAACGGTGGCCGAGCTGAAACGTGACGGCGTGACGATCATCCTGACCACCCATTACATCGAAGAGGCCGAGGCGATCGCCGACCGGGTGGGTGTGATCAACCGCGGCCAGATCCTGCTGGTGGAAGAAAAGTCCAGCCTGATGACCCGCATGGGGCAAAAGGAATTGCGTGTCGACCTGGCCGAGCCGTTGACCGCTGTACCCGACGCGTTGTCGGAGTTCGACCTGGCGCTGGATGACGGCGGCCAGACGCTGGTCTTCGCCTATGACACCGCCGCCGACCGGTCGGGCATCGCACGGCTGATGACCGCGCTCAGCGGGGCCGGCGTGGCGGTGCGCGACGTGCATACCCGACAGAATTCGCTCGAGGATATCTTTGTCGGGCTGGTCAGCAAGCAGGAGGACGCGGCATGA
- a CDS encoding serine hydrolase → MDARTGEVLHSRNADTRLHPASLTKMMTLYIAFEAVQNGELSMDTKVTISQKAASEPPSKLGLRAGQKIALRYLVRAAAVKSANDAATAIGEAISGSEAAFARRMNRTAKALGMTRTTFKNAHGLTESGHLSTARDMTILGRHVLYDYPMYYNLFSRRSTDAGIRAVNNTNSRFLANYKGADGIKTGYTRAAGFNLVASAERGSERIIATVFGGRSTTSRNAQVAELLDLGFSRAPSRVALRKPSKPAYIGGSRIAEAETDTLPAVTTTSQDAVATTGTRAKTIRVASAAVTRSLRPTSRPTTEQDVAPLVAEVKDDIETLLAEVKTAPTAPKPEARPADLVAEAPVQEPADVTVAETVAAVVEAVAAPVVQASAVAPVESAKPMIRPKGVVLAAVAPQEPATPSRKAEVVTRVSTSGGRHWGINVGRYPSKFDAEKVLLKTALAEMSTLDGSLRKVVNRKGGFDANFLGLTRETADLACRRLQARQITCFMIGPD, encoded by the coding sequence ATGGACGCCCGAACGGGCGAAGTCCTGCATTCGCGCAATGCAGACACACGCCTGCATCCGGCCTCGCTGACCAAGATGATGACGCTCTACATCGCCTTCGAGGCGGTTCAGAACGGCGAACTCAGCATGGATACAAAGGTGACGATCTCGCAGAAGGCGGCGTCTGAACCTCCCTCCAAGCTGGGTTTGCGTGCCGGTCAGAAGATCGCGCTGCGTTACCTGGTGCGCGCCGCGGCGGTCAAATCGGCCAACGATGCGGCCACGGCCATCGGCGAGGCGATCAGCGGGTCCGAAGCGGCATTTGCCCGGCGGATGAACCGCACGGCAAAAGCGTTGGGCATGACGCGGACCACCTTCAAGAACGCCCATGGGCTGACCGAATCCGGTCACCTGTCCACCGCGCGCGACATGACCATTCTCGGCCGGCACGTCCTGTACGACTACCCGATGTACTACAATCTGTTCTCGCGCCGGTCGACCGATGCAGGCATCCGTGCGGTCAACAACACCAATTCCCGGTTTCTGGCCAACTACAAGGGCGCCGACGGGATCAAGACCGGCTACACCCGAGCCGCGGGGTTCAACCTTGTGGCGTCGGCCGAACGCGGCAGCGAACGGATCATCGCGACCGTCTTCGGCGGGCGTTCGACCACCTCGCGCAATGCGCAGGTCGCCGAATTGCTGGATCTCGGGTTTTCCCGGGCACCCAGCCGCGTTGCCCTGCGCAAACCTTCGAAACCCGCCTATATCGGCGGGTCGCGAATTGCAGAAGCCGAGACAGATACGCTGCCGGCAGTGACGACGACCTCGCAGGATGCCGTTGCGACCACGGGCACCCGGGCCAAGACGATCCGCGTCGCCTCTGCCGCCGTCACACGCAGCTTGCGCCCCACCTCGCGCCCGACCACCGAACAGGATGTCGCGCCTCTGGTGGCCGAGGTGAAGGATGACATCGAAACCCTGCTGGCCGAGGTCAAGACCGCGCCCACCGCGCCCAAACCCGAGGCGCGCCCGGCCGACCTCGTGGCAGAGGCGCCCGTGCAGGAACCCGCTGACGTGACGGTCGCCGAAACGGTGGCCGCCGTTGTCGAAGCGGTCGCCGCTCCGGTCGTCCAGGCGTCTGCGGTGGCCCCGGTGGAGTCGGCCAAGCCGATGATCCGGCCCAAGGGCGTCGTTCTGGCCGCCGTCGCGCCGCAGGAACCGGCGACACCAAGCCGTAAGGCCGAGGTGGTGACCCGCGTGTCGACGTCGGGCGGGCGGCACTGGGGTATCAATGTCGGCCGCTATCCCAGCAAGTTCGACGCCGAGAAGGTGCTGCTGAAGACTGCCCTTGCCGAAATGTCGACGCTGGACGGGTCGCTGCGCAAGGTCGTCAACCGCAAGGGCGGGTTCGACGCCAATTTCCTGGGCCTGACCCGCGAAACCGCCGACCTGGCCTGTCGCCGGCTTCAGGCGCGGCAGATCACCTGTTTCATGATCGGCCCGGACTGA
- a CDS encoding NAD(P)H-quinone oxidoreductase has translation MTKTMRAVEIAKPGGPDVLTPTERTVPQAGHGQVVIRVAFAGVNRPDALQRAGSYAPPPGASDLPGLEAAGEVVAVGAGVDWPAPGDMVCALLPGGGYAEYVATPAAHCLPVPQGMGLKEAACLPETFFTVWTNVFDRGGLQAGERFLVHGGSSGIGTTAIQMASAFGARVFATAGSDEKCAACTRLGAERAINYRAEDFVEVLRAEGGANLILDMVGGDYLPRNVRTLADDGRLVQIAFLQGPKVELNFAQVMMRRLTITGSTLRPQSDLAKARIAQALRTHVWPLLEAGRVAPVMDSEYPLEDAAAAHARMESSDHIGKIVLKVG, from the coding sequence ATGACCAAAACGATGCGCGCCGTTGAAATCGCGAAGCCCGGTGGCCCCGATGTTCTGACCCCGACCGAGCGCACGGTTCCGCAGGCCGGTCACGGACAAGTGGTGATCCGCGTCGCCTTTGCCGGCGTCAACCGTCCCGACGCGCTGCAACGGGCGGGAAGCTACGCACCGCCGCCGGGCGCTTCGGATCTGCCCGGGCTGGAAGCCGCGGGCGAAGTCGTGGCGGTGGGTGCCGGTGTCGATTGGCCCGCGCCCGGCGACATGGTCTGCGCGCTTCTGCCGGGTGGGGGTTACGCTGAATACGTGGCCACCCCCGCCGCGCACTGCCTGCCCGTGCCGCAAGGGATGGGATTGAAAGAGGCCGCATGCCTGCCCGAGACCTTCTTCACCGTCTGGACCAACGTCTTCGACCGGGGTGGTTTGCAGGCGGGTGAGCGGTTCCTGGTGCATGGCGGATCGTCCGGAATCGGCACGACCGCGATCCAGATGGCCAGCGCGTTCGGCGCGCGGGTGTTCGCCACCGCCGGATCGGACGAGAAATGCGCGGCTTGTACGCGTCTGGGGGCGGAACGGGCGATCAACTACCGGGCCGAGGATTTTGTCGAGGTGCTGCGCGCCGAGGGAGGCGCGAACCTGATCCTCGACATGGTGGGGGGCGACTACCTGCCGCGGAACGTCAGGACGCTTGCCGATGACGGCCGGCTGGTGCAGATCGCGTTCCTGCAGGGTCCCAAGGTCGAGTTGAACTTCGCACAGGTGATGATGCGGCGGCTGACGATCACCGGCAGCACGTTGCGGCCGCAAAGCGACCTGGCCAAGGCACGGATCGCGCAGGCGCTGCGAACTCATGTCTGGCCGTTGCTGGAGGCAGGGCGCGTGGCGCCGGTGATGGATTCGGAGTATCCGCTGGAGGACGCGGCGGCAGCGCATGCCCGCATGGAAAGCTCGGACCATATCGGCAAGATCGTGTTGAAAGTGGGCTGA
- a CDS encoding quinone oxidoreductase family protein, with the protein MVKTVIIEAHGGSDMLKVVDREVGEPGLGQIRIRHEACGLNFIDVYQRSGLYPLQLPQALGMEAAGVVEAVGEGVTHLKPGDRAAYASMPPGAYAQARVMPASQVCPLPDGIPFDQAAAMMLKGLTVQYLFHRTTPIKAGDTVLFHAAAGGVGLIACQWAKSEGIRVIGTAGTDEKCQLALDHGAEACINYRTADWVATVRELTGARGVDVVMDAVGADTFEGSLDCLAPLGMMISFGNASGPVPPFNIGILGQKGSLKITRPTLFTHISDHATCQDMASMLFDKVASGAVKIRIDQRFPLEQVRAAHDALEARRTTGQTVLIP; encoded by the coding sequence ATGGTCAAAACCGTAATCATCGAGGCCCATGGCGGGTCGGATATGCTGAAAGTCGTCGATCGCGAGGTCGGCGAACCCGGGCTGGGCCAGATCCGCATCCGGCACGAGGCCTGCGGGCTGAACTTCATCGATGTCTACCAGCGCTCGGGGCTTTACCCGCTGCAACTGCCGCAAGCCTTGGGAATGGAGGCCGCCGGCGTGGTCGAGGCGGTGGGAGAGGGCGTCACCCACCTGAAACCCGGCGACCGCGCCGCCTATGCGTCGATGCCGCCGGGCGCCTATGCCCAGGCCCGCGTGATGCCCGCGTCACAGGTCTGTCCCCTGCCGGACGGCATTCCGTTCGACCAGGCCGCGGCGATGATGCTCAAGGGGCTGACGGTTCAATACCTGTTCCACCGAACCACGCCGATCAAGGCCGGGGACACGGTGCTGTTTCATGCCGCCGCCGGCGGTGTGGGCCTGATCGCCTGCCAATGGGCGAAATCCGAAGGCATCCGCGTGATCGGCACCGCGGGCACGGACGAGAAATGCCAGTTGGCGTTGGACCACGGCGCCGAGGCTTGTATCAATTACCGCACCGCGGACTGGGTTGCGACGGTGCGCGAACTGACCGGCGCGCGCGGCGTCGACGTGGTGATGGATGCGGTGGGGGCCGACACGTTCGAGGGTTCGCTCGATTGCCTCGCGCCTCTGGGCATGATGATTTCGTTCGGCAACGCATCCGGCCCGGTGCCGCCTTTCAACATCGGCATCCTGGGGCAGAAGGGATCGCTCAAGATCACGCGGCCGACGCTGTTCACCCACATCTCGGATCACGCCACCTGCCAGGACATGGCCTCGATGCTGTTCGACAAGGTGGCGTCCGGGGCAGTGAAGATCCGCATCGACCAGCGGTTCCCGCTGGAGCAGGTCAGGGCCGCGCATGACGCGCTGGAGGCGCGCAGGACGACCGGGCAGACGGTTCTGATCCCCTGA